From a region of the Burkholderiales bacterium genome:
- a CDS encoding ABC transporter permease, translating to MTYRPILAVIEREIVRLFRQKSRLLSAMVRPMIWLFVIGAGFDAMLGRGEGSSGGASYQYFLVPGVLGMSMLFGAMLAALATVYDKESGVMRMLVVAPFEHYWIVVAKTLSAAIAAAIQAVLVLFLLALLGYLSKDLSLPLLAAGIASTSLASASTGMLIAACTKTLDNFAVMMNLVIFPMFFLSGSLYPIQHLPDALRIVAMLNPYSYGVDLLKHALPVSGGAEFSASFSTDFSLGLNLAVLLGFSALATAIACARFSRETAYEPLIHMLSRKRGE from the coding sequence GTGACTTACCGTCCCATACTCGCCGTTATCGAACGCGAAATCGTGCGTCTGTTCCGACAGAAATCGCGGCTGCTGTCGGCGATGGTGCGGCCGATGATCTGGCTGTTCGTGATCGGCGCCGGATTCGATGCCATGCTGGGCCGCGGCGAAGGAAGTAGCGGCGGCGCGAGCTATCAATATTTTCTTGTGCCCGGTGTGCTCGGCATGTCGATGCTGTTCGGCGCCATGCTTGCTGCGCTGGCAACGGTCTACGACAAGGAATCGGGCGTGATGCGCATGCTGGTCGTAGCACCGTTCGAGCATTACTGGATTGTCGTCGCCAAAACGCTGAGCGCCGCGATTGCCGCAGCGATACAGGCCGTGCTCGTGCTGTTTCTGCTCGCGTTGCTCGGCTACTTGTCGAAAGACCTGTCGCTGCCTTTACTGGCCGCCGGAATCGCCTCGACCTCGCTGGCGTCTGCCAGCACGGGCATGCTGATCGCGGCGTGCACCAAAACGCTCGACAACTTCGCGGTGATGATGAATCTGGTGATTTTCCCGATGTTCTTTTTGTCGGGCTCGCTGTATCCGATACAACATTTGCCCGACGCGCTGCGCATCGTTGCGATGCTCAATCCTTACAGCTATGGGGTGGATCTGCTCAAGCATGCCTTGCCGGTCAGCGGCGGCGCCGAATTCAGCGCCAGCTTCAGCACCGATTTCAGCCTCGGCCTGAACCTCGCGGTTCTGCTTGGCTTCAGCGCGCTGGCGACCGCTATCGCATGCGCGCGCTTTTCGCGCGAGACGGCGTACGAGCCGCTGATCCACATGCTGAGCCGCAAACGCGGCGAATAA